The following proteins are co-located in the Streptomyces sp. NBC_01198 genome:
- a CDS encoding ATP-binding protein encodes MPQRQTHSRRALLEREAELVAVDEALSELSGLRPDGTGHPGARRRGGLLAFAASAGLGKTTLLAEVRRRAADHGCTVLSARGGDQEQQVAFHVARQLLQPQLAGVPEAEIKATLGSWYGIVGPALGLCTAEGPAPDPQGLRDGLDWVLTHLAVQRAPAVLVLDDAHWADPQSLNWLAAFAPRADDLALLIVVAYRPDELPAGAESFRGLPGRAGHRPIGLEPLTAAAVGRLVRDSVGEHADEAFCRECWAVTSGNPFEAVELTAKLRDRGVTPDESSTHLLRDLAAATKGRGLVSRLERLGPSTVRLAWAAAVLGTQVPPELAADVAGLGREEAADCADRLREARILTRSRTLEFAHPLIATAVYHAIPAAVRVGLHGQAAWSVMDAGLGPSVAARHLLETHPEGDPWVVARLRDAARETLRAGAPESARSYLGRALREPPREGDRAAVLYELGCSSQLLEPSVTVNHLRAALEEPISDPAMRDGIVFRLSQSLAHSDRLSEAAEVVAHAARTATSARTRLRMQAEQFMWDAFRADEPDSPGRSRRLTRLADRLTGRDLTERYIIGLRAWDATLRGEHTSTVLRHADRALDGGLPWADENWGFEVPALVAMTYMYGDRPERAEELFAVGIADFERQGWRGAHLSFGLLLLGYVRYRQGRLAEAEELARDGLRLAERVGRGTPVQWYSVAVLIEILLARGRTGEAAELAAEYAFREPFPAAVTFPDAQAVHGELLLARGLHERAVAELAAVGRRLDGRGMRNPAWCPWQLHLALAESHVAPERARHTALDAVIRARQYGARSTIGHALLVAAEVSGGPERLKLLGEAVSHLEASPSAYQRARALVAHGVALRAAGRPEEAADRLRRGLETALQCAADGTAEQARTELALTTAPNATSG; translated from the coding sequence ATGCCGCAGCGCCAGACGCACAGCAGGCGCGCGCTGCTCGAACGCGAGGCCGAACTCGTCGCCGTCGACGAGGCGCTGAGCGAACTCAGCGGGCTGCGCCCGGACGGCACCGGGCACCCGGGCGCGCGGCGGCGCGGCGGTCTGCTCGCCTTCGCCGCCTCCGCGGGGCTCGGCAAGACCACGCTGCTCGCCGAAGTACGCAGGCGCGCCGCGGACCACGGCTGCACGGTGCTGTCCGCGCGCGGCGGCGACCAGGAGCAGCAGGTCGCCTTCCACGTGGCGCGGCAGCTGCTGCAACCGCAGCTCGCGGGTGTGCCCGAGGCCGAGATCAAGGCCACGCTGGGCAGTTGGTACGGCATCGTCGGGCCCGCGCTCGGCCTGTGCACCGCCGAGGGCCCCGCGCCCGACCCGCAGGGTCTGCGCGACGGGCTCGACTGGGTGCTCACCCACCTCGCGGTGCAGCGCGCCCCGGCCGTCCTGGTGCTGGACGACGCCCACTGGGCCGACCCCCAGTCGCTCAACTGGCTGGCCGCCTTCGCGCCGCGCGCAGACGACCTGGCGCTGCTCATCGTCGTCGCCTACCGGCCCGACGAACTCCCGGCCGGCGCCGAGTCCTTCCGCGGCCTGCCGGGCAGGGCCGGCCACCGCCCCATCGGCCTGGAACCGCTCACCGCGGCCGCCGTCGGCCGCCTGGTACGCGACTCGGTCGGCGAGCACGCCGACGAGGCCTTCTGCCGGGAGTGCTGGGCGGTCACCTCGGGGAATCCCTTCGAGGCCGTCGAGCTGACCGCCAAGCTCCGCGACCGCGGCGTCACCCCCGACGAGTCGAGCACCCACCTGTTGCGCGACCTCGCCGCCGCCACCAAGGGCCGCGGCCTGGTCAGCCGGCTCGAACGGCTGGGCCCCTCCACGGTCCGGCTCGCCTGGGCGGCGGCCGTCCTGGGCACCCAGGTGCCACCCGAGCTGGCCGCCGACGTCGCCGGGCTCGGCCGGGAGGAGGCCGCCGACTGCGCCGACCGGCTGCGCGAGGCCCGCATCCTCACCCGCAGCCGCACCCTGGAGTTCGCCCACCCGCTGATCGCCACCGCCGTCTACCACGCGATACCGGCCGCCGTACGGGTCGGCCTGCACGGCCAGGCGGCCTGGTCCGTGATGGACGCCGGGCTCGGGCCCTCGGTCGCCGCCCGGCACCTGCTGGAGACGCATCCCGAGGGCGACCCGTGGGTGGTGGCCCGGCTGCGGGACGCCGCCCGCGAGACCCTGCGGGCCGGCGCCCCGGAGTCGGCCCGCAGCTACCTCGGCCGCGCGCTGCGCGAACCCCCGCGGGAGGGCGACCGGGCCGCGGTGCTCTACGAGCTCGGCTGCTCCTCCCAGCTCCTCGAACCCTCCGTCACCGTCAACCACCTGCGGGCGGCGCTCGAGGAGCCGATCAGCGACCCGGCGATGCGCGACGGCATCGTCTTCCGGCTCTCGCAGTCACTGGCGCACAGCGACCGGCTCAGCGAGGCCGCCGAGGTCGTCGCGCACGCCGCCCGCACCGCCACCAGCGCGCGCACCCGGCTGCGGATGCAGGCCGAGCAGTTCATGTGGGACGCCTTCCGTGCCGACGAACCCGACTCGCCCGGCCGCTCCCGGCGGCTGACCCGCCTCGCCGACCGGCTCACCGGCCGCGACCTGACCGAGCGCTACATCATCGGACTGCGCGCCTGGGACGCCACCCTGCGCGGCGAGCACACCTCCACCGTGCTGCGGCACGCGGACCGCGCACTGGACGGCGGGCTGCCGTGGGCCGACGAGAACTGGGGCTTCGAGGTCCCGGCGCTGGTCGCGATGACATACATGTACGGCGACCGGCCGGAGCGGGCCGAGGAGCTGTTCGCCGTCGGGATCGCCGACTTCGAACGCCAGGGATGGCGCGGCGCGCACCTGTCCTTCGGGCTGCTGCTGCTCGGCTACGTCCGCTACCGCCAGGGCCGGCTCGCCGAGGCCGAGGAGCTGGCCCGCGACGGGCTGCGGCTGGCCGAGCGCGTCGGGCGCGGCACCCCCGTGCAGTGGTACTCCGTCGCCGTCCTCATCGAGATCCTGCTGGCCCGCGGCCGCACCGGCGAAGCCGCCGAGCTCGCCGCCGAGTACGCCTTCCGCGAGCCCTTCCCGGCAGCCGTCACCTTCCCCGACGCCCAGGCCGTGCACGGCGAACTGCTGCTCGCCCGCGGCCTGCACGAGCGGGCCGTCGCGGAACTGGCCGCGGTCGGCCGCCGTCTCGACGGGCGCGGCATGCGCAACCCGGCCTGGTGCCCCTGGCAGCTGCACCTCGCGCTCGCCGAGTCCCACGTGGCGCCCGAGCGCGCCCGGCACACGGCGCTCGACGCCGTCATCCGGGCGCGGCAGTACGGCGCCAGGTCCACGATCGGCCACGCGCTGCTGGTCGCCGCGGAGGTCTCCGGCGGACCCGAACGGCTGAAACTCCTCGGCGAGGCGGTCAGCCACCTGGAGGCGTCCCCGTCGGCCTACCAGCGCGCCCGCGCCCTGGTCGCCCACGGCGTCGCCCTGCGCGCGGCCGGCCGCCCCGAGGAAGCCGCCGACCGCCTCCGGCGCGGCCTGGAGACGGCCCTGCAGTGCGCCGCCGACGGCACGGCGGAGCAGGCCCGCACCGAACTGGCGCTGACCACCGCTCCGAACGCCACGTCGGGCTGA